Genomic DNA from Corticium candelabrum chromosome 5, ooCorCand1.1, whole genome shotgun sequence:
CGTTGTTGAAAGATTGAGTTGGAGAGTAGGCAACATGTTGCACTGGCACATTGGCAGAAGGTTGAGTTAGAGATGAAGTAGCAGGTGGCATTGACACACTGGAGAGAGGTTGAGTTGGAGAGTAAACAACAGGCTTCACTGGCATGTAGGTAAAAGGTTGAGCTTGAGAATAAGCAACACGTTGCAAAGGCAAGTTGGTGGGATGTTGAGTTTGAGAGTACGCAAATTGCTGATTTGATAAATTGGCAGAATACTGAGCTGGCAAGTAATATTGTGGAGCTAGTGAACTGGCAGTAGTCTGACCCGGCAAGTTGACAGGAGACTGTGCTGGTGTGCTAACAGGTTGAGCAGACGGGTATGCAGCAGCCTGAGCTCTAGGATAATCACTAAGCTGAGCTGTAGGGAAAGCACTATACTGAGCCAGTGGGTAAGCTACATGACGACCTGGTAAGTTAACAGGACGTTGAGTTGATGTGTAAACTGCAGGTTGAACTTGAGCATATGCAGTAGAATATGCTGGATGATAACCCAATGAATTAACATGATAAGGATGAAAGGGATAACATGTTGGCAACCCAGGTTCAAGATTACGTAAGTTGCTATTGGCGTGTCCACTCAATATCCACTTACTTTCAGGCAGGGATGTTCGCTCCATAGGAACAGCAATGAAAGACTCTTTTTGTGGTTTCTTCAAAGGAAAAAGAGACTTTGCAGGGTGCACTGTCCGTGTGCTTGATCGATGACTGTCACTTACACTGCTGTCACCttggctgttgttgttgttgttactgttgCTTGCCAGTTGTCTTGCCTCTTTCCTTTTCTGCCATTCAGCCACTTTCTCCTTTGCCTCTTCCCATCCATGATTAGACAAAGAAAGACTTTTATGCTGATAAAACACAAGGCTGATTCGACTCGGGTTTAATCGACTTGGTCTTTTGAGAGCAGTTGTGGCATGAAGCTCCTTCTTAGCGCACTCAATTAGTAAGGACCCATGAGTAAGACCAAGAGCCACACCTTCAGCCGGCAACTTATCATCTGGCAGCAAAAGCGCTTTTGTCTTGTGCTCTGTAGTAGAAGGTTCTACAGAAGGATGCATGGAGCAGCCATCACCAGACGCAGGAGGAGTCTTGTCGTTCAGTACATTGTCTACACATCCAATCAACGAAATTTCAGGAAAGAGAGTCTCATCTTGACTGAGAGCATTGTCGGTCCACTCGGCCTGTGACGTGTCACCATCATAGCCATAGTCATCATATGACAGTCCCCCCAATGTTGGCAAGTCAGTCAGCACACCAGACTCATCAAATGATGGTAACACACTACCAACACTATCTAAACTGCTTCCTAGTCCAGAAGAATCACTGTTCACAGGAGACAAATGATGCTCTCTACTCTCCATCCCACAAGAAGTCCCAGACACTTGAGAGTCATGTTTACATAATAATGGTATGCCAGCATCCCATACATGTCCACTAGTTGACACGTCACTCTGTTGTGCATGACTGACTTCCGGTTGCTTAGGGCTTGAACCCAGTTCTGTTGTCTCATACTTTTTGTTCAGCTCGAGACCTTGTAGATCTCTCTCTGACACTGATGTAGCCTTGTACAGAGGAAGAACATGAAGCTGCTCATCATTGTCAACTGAAGACTTGTGACAACTACTGAGTAAACTAACAACCTGAAACACCTCATAGTTATGGCACTCAAAGACACAAGACCAAATTTCTTACTACAGTGGCTCCGTTGTCTAAATTATGTCTGTCATAATGACTATGAGCAGAGAAATCTAAACAGGCAGTGACAGAAGCAAATGGCCGACCAGGTTTCTTCCCTAACCGACAAGCTGATGCCACATCTTCAGTTGTGACCTACAGTCAATGAACGTTACATACACCAACAAATCTACTAGCTACACTCTTGTACTTGGTTTGCATATGCCTGAGGAGCCAACATTTCATACATAGGAGATACCTCAGTGGCAAGGTCCTGCATCAGATCCTCCAACTCAGATTCctaatcaacacaaacaaaaacttatgcaaaacataaacaaaaaccTTGATTACATCCTTTACAACCTCTGCTCTCCTCATTACAATAATTCATTACTCTTATCGAtcaacacaagtacacacattACAATAATTCATTGCTCTTATCAATCAACACAAGTATGGCTACAACCAGACACGACTCTACCTTGGATTGGTTAGCCAATTTGAATTTTCTAGGACTATAGCTTCGACCAAACTTGCAGCCATTGAAGAACAAACTCCACGAGCACCCAAATGAAAACGACGCACCGGAATCAGATACATCTTCGCCCTGGCAGCTGCAAGTCTTCCTGTAGGTCCACGAGAGTACACACATATAGTACTGTACCATATTATCAAATAGTTCACTTTACTGCAGCTCTGTACATTTCATTCTTGCTACATCTTCTCTCTGTCGGCATCCCACAATCAGACAGCATCGTTCTCAACTTGTCATATGCATGAGTAGCCTTGATGAAATCAAGTCCGTTCCACGCCAGAATGTTAATGACAATAAGTGCAGTGCTGCATTTATGACCCTCTCGTGTCCGATACACAACAAGAAACTTCTCCTCAGGCCCAGTTTGCCTGATAATCTACGACAAAGTATCTTATTAAATTACTATTACATGATGTTACACAAGGTACATTTAGCTACTAATCacacatgtacgtacatacCCACTTAGCAGTAGGGCAGCCTTGCTTGGTTAGTGCTTCCCTTCCAGTAAACGTTACctgtaaaacacacaaacttcGTACAGCAACGAGCATGTCAGATATACTCTGTAACTGAAACCTCCACCATCCTCAATTGAGTTTGGGAGCATCCAAACCTACACAGCAGTTTAAAAAGCTCCTAATGTAAACAGATCTTGGAGGAACATTTGCATGTTCAAGTGTACCTAGTTAGCAGCATTTGACGAAGTTCATCTTTGTTGGAAGCCGTACCCAAGTGTGAGTAATATGGCCCATAATCAGACCCTTAAACACAGCAAGAAGCCACTATCACTATCAGCCTAAAGTCGGCCTAAAACAGTATGCCATCATACATACCTTCACATCCACATTTAGGGATATTTTCTCTTGCAGAAGGAGGAAGTCTAGCTATTCCTGAGGGTCTACTTGTTTTCAAAGGAGAACTCCCTGTTGCTGCAGCTCTAGGTTTGTATGTTTTCCTCTTTGGCTTAGAGACAGTTGAAATAACCTTTGGTACGACCTTTTTCCTAATATTGCTTGATTTGTTCTGCTTCGCTCTATTGCCCCTGCTACTGCTATCATCCACATCAGTCTTTTCAGTGGTTGCTACATGGCTCCCCGCTTCATCCTTTTCTGACAATTTCCGGTTGGGGGTAAATTTCCAAGCCTCATCTCCGGTCTTAGTCCGGCCCTTTTTCTGAAATTACAACCACAACGTAAACAGATCATATATCCAGCAACACGGACTAACTGAAACCTATCAGACTGCAAGTTCCAAATAGTCATCCTTCAGCAATGTGCTTCAACCACAATGTCACGCACGCTTaccatacacacaacaaaactcCGGGACAATAAAGTGTAAGGTAAAACCGACCTTTTAGGTCCACTACCGACACGTGTACGTGTTCAAGGCGTCAAATGAAGGAGGGATATCCCACGGTAGGCAAATGATCACCGCTACTGTGTAATATATTGCAACGCGGCTTGACCCCTAAAGACCAAGCATTTCCTACAGCAGGAAAATCGCGCTAACCGCCCTCCAGCGAGCATTCCACTCGGTCGCCCGACGCATACCGACACAGTACACTCATATTTCCTAATTCCCGACGTCGGCGAAATGCATGCAAGCGAGATATACGACcgtcaaacaaacagcagaacTACCTCCTCGATCTCCACGTGTACACCCACACGGTGAGACGGCAAATAGGGCAACAAACGACCTCCGACTCCCGTAGCAATCGTCGCGTTGCCTCCCCACGAACGCATCAGAGTCGAAGGCGACCACGTCGGCTGATTTTGAACACCTCCCGTCCACCGTCTACAGACGCCATCATcttcaacatcatcatcatgctTGTCTGCTCGTGAATCAAACGGATCATTGACGAGTCGCCGTTTTCGCGAGATTGTCTCGTGACTTGGCAGTTTGGTTGGAGGTACGTGCCTCGTATTTGTGGCCTGGAAATCCCAAGACGGTGAAGTCAAGCGGCTCCAGTCACTTGGACGCCATAGATCCATGACTCAAACACTTGACATTATCACCAAGACAGTGAGAGACTCAGCGAAACCGCAGAATATCTGGATTTCAATAACCACGAGTGAGCGCTGTCTCTGTCATACGCCGTTTATTCTCGCACTATGAGCGCTAACCGGTGAGTTGACGTGACGACGGGAATATAGAATTGACTGTACGAACAATGGGCAGGCACCAACAGTCAAAGAGCAGACGATGACAAACAGGAAATACGCGTTGACACGCCCTACTTCCCGATATTTAACCATTATGGACGAAACCAGTCGCTGCCCCGCCCCTCGCCAACTCCCACGTGTCTGATAGGACTGTGTAACACGTACATTAGACCCTATAATTCATGTCCCTTTCCCAGCCTATCCCAGCAGCAGAAAGCGCGTCGTCTAGAAATCAATTTGCAATGCGCGCAAATGCCCTCCCTTGCACGACGATTCCGGAGGTACGTAGAGAGCGCACATGAACGAACCTTGAACAACACGCAATGTCTCAGCTCGCATTTCTGATGCAGATGACGATTGAGACAGAAGACGCACTTTCCGCAGTTCTCTAGAACTTTGCACGGATCGCATTGTCCGCACGGTTTCCGCTTGACGATTCGGCGCTTCTGCATCCGACGACAACTGCAGTAAAACAATCCGGATTGGAATGCACGACCCGGATGAGACACACACTGGTGATTGACATCTGATACTTTTTTAACGAAATGAAGATTTACAAACTAGATTACACAGCACACGGCTTGCAACAACTTGCAGCCATGGGCAACAGTAAAATCAACGGGAAGTCTGAAATGACGTTTGCATGTCAGATGTTGATGGTGAACTGAGCACATTCTTGTAGTAGTGTTCTATTAGATAATAGCTACTGTTTTACAAAAGCCTCCGGTGGAATGCTGGAGTTCGACTGTAAGAGATCAAAATAAATTAGATGCACGAACACGCAGAAACTGTTATCTGTTTGGTCAACCTGTAGCACAGTGAAAGCTTGCGCTGACTGTAGATATACCCAGTTGTTTTGCGCTAAACACCTAGTAGGCAGGAAAATTATAATTGACCTACGGATACAGTATGCATATAATATCATGAGACTCACTTCTGTGACCATTCCAAATTCATTCCTGACTCTTTACTAAACTGAATAATCATCTCCTGTTGCTGCACCAACCAGGCAATCGCGCTACTTTCTTGAGTTTCAAAATTTCTCAACTAAACTTACTTGAGGATTGAGTCCAACCATTCCCCCCGTTGAAGCCAAAGGTAAAGATTTCTGTTCCGCTATTGGTAACCCTGTTGGTGAGACAAGACCCCCAGAAACAGCAAGTCCAGAAGGCGCTCCTAAGACGTTAGTTGATGACTGATCAAACGACGGTTGTGGAACAGGTCCCAATTGATCAAAAGCCTTCAGATTGAGCACAAGGTCAGATAAAGATaaaagaaaaaaattaattaatatattaccTTCATTTGCAATGGTGTGGCATTTCGTATATGGAGTTGGTCATTTACAATGGTCAGGCTTCAAGCAAATGACTGTCAGTGAAACGCTAGACTCACAATAATCCAACTAACTTGCTTCCTAGTGCGGATGGAATACACACAAAAACGCGTGAAAAGCACCGGACCACAGGTCTGCTGCCGAATGTTGTTTCTTGGAACAGTCCCCAAACAGTGAAGCATGTACAAGTCGCCTGTACGAGATAGGCTAACTAGCACGCACTAACATCGCAATGTAAAAGAGCTAACTGTTGCTAAGGCGATGTCCACTGTAAATGTGCCCAGATCATGTCTTGTTAACGGTAATTTATGAATAAGTGACGCGATCTGAAGTCTGCCACGCCTTATTAATTCATTCTTTTCTAAATGTCAATCAGAGGTGACATGAGATTTGCAGCACATTCATAGACACTATTTCACCAACGTGCGGGTTTCACTCTTAGAAGATTTCTGCTATGCTGTAAATACTCAGTTACAGGCGGT
This window encodes:
- the LOC134179462 gene encoding uncharacterized protein LOC134179462, whose product is MDLWRPSDWSRLTSPSWDFQATNTRHVPPTKLPSHETISRKRRLVNDPFDSRADKHDDDVEDDGVCRRWTGGVQNQPTWSPSTLMRSWGGNATIATGVGGRLLPYLPSHRVGVHVEIEEKKGRTKTGDEAWKFTPNRKLSEKDEAGSHVATTEKTDVDDSSSRGNRAKQNKSSNIRKKVVPKVISTVSKPKRKTYKPRAAATGSSPLKTSRPSGIARLPPSARENIPKCGCEGSDYGPYYSHLGTASNKDELRQMLLTRFGCSQTQLRMVEVTFTGREALTKQGCPTAKWIIRQTGPEEKFLVVYRTREGHKCSTALIVINILAWNGLDFIKATHAYDKLRTMLSDCGMPTERRCSKNEMKTCSCQGEDVSDSGASFSFGCSWSLFFNGCKFGRSYSPRKFKLANQSKESELEDLMQDLATEVSPMYEMLAPQAYANQVTTEDVASACRLGKKPGRPFASVTACLDFSAHSHYDRHNLDNGATVVVSLLSSCHKSSVDNDEQLHVLPLYKATSVSERDLQGLELNKKYETTELGSSPKQPEVSHAQQSDVSTSGHVWDAGIPLLCKHDSQVSGTSCGMESREHHLSPVNSDSSGLGSSLDSVGSVLPSFDESGVLTDLPTLGGLSYDDYGYDGDTSQAEWTDNALSQDETLFPEISLIGCVDNVLNDKTPPASGDGCSMHPSVEPSTTEHKTKALLLPDDKLPAEGVALGLTHGSLLIECAKKELHATTALKRPSRLNPSRISLVFYQHKSLSLSNHGWEEAKEKVAEWQKRKEARQLASNSNNNNNSQGDSSVSDSHRSSTRTVHPAKSLFPLKKPQKESFIAVPMERTSLPESKWILSGHANSNLRNLEPGLPTCYPFHPYHVNSLGYHPAYSTAYAQVQPAVYTSTQRPVNLPGRHVAYPLAQYSAFPTAQLSDYPRAQAAAYPSAQPVSTPAQSPVNLPGQTTASSLAPQYYLPAQYSANLSNQQFAYSQTQHPTNLPLQRVAYSQAQPFTYMPVKPVVYSPTQPLSSVSMPPATSSLTQPSANVPVQHVAYSPTQSFNNVSMQPSHSLSQPFANVQAHSIAYSPAQSSANVSGQPVAYSPTQPSGNVSVQHTACSPTQPPANFLDQLVAYSPSQPAAYTDATPSFANSPVQPVASQQLQHTSHPPAQPSGYFSVQPSSYSTFQDAAFSTSKPDNYQTFQAPVYQPVCSTVHSSTNMSVYHTVHSTSDSLVENSAYTSNCPIGHNNVHVTTPHVQQMPLPLHPPAGHDTSVLQQTIRLGLRQDVGAYQPPSSVQRSVQQYSTSRYSDLSMSSDTDSGMSVSGGSKLGALGYRDPVRHIDYSQVFNTAAQATAMSSFSTSEETTSDGDLSHYEGNVLRHQRRGVENGFHSQRSTIAQQTGDNSSHSQMPLWAPKSQWPRSFANHRQSTSSWEQPHEVINRLDDHTQSECLSSSSNSQLPCSYVSTHVAHRQSPQLYAQNSQSPTYAASRNVHASNNVTGNPPPSYTSLFSSTNVLCQPSHSSPHSTLQQQTHNPYSFCFVPSDANKLNPRMPGDVVPLRNDVGSSVTDTYSNSCPKPPFRCSSHVASYL